In Sphingobium sp. B2D3C, a genomic segment contains:
- a CDS encoding carotenoid oxygenase family protein, protein MTAFPQTIHFTGLNTPVRTEASVRNLLVEGEIPSEIEGAFFRAVPDPAHPPMFDDDHILSGDGMIARFKFEHGSVDYDIRYVETARYAAEREARRALFGQYRNPFTDDPSVAGVDRTVANTTPLWHAGRLFMTKEDGRAYRVDPTTLDTLGAWDFGGALKSETMTAHSRIDPETGELFFFGYEADGQCSRAIAYGIADRDGNLVREQWFDQPYGGMIHDFAITKSRAIFPIFPTTTDLERLRAGGPKWAHEQDLTCRVGIMPRDGDVAAMRWFEGAAGASAFHIMNAFDEGDRVHLDIFVSDTNAFPFMREAGGIQRGQQEIRGAFERWTFDLTKDSSSYEVRPLGPPGDMPRIRDADTGLPYSFGWYLTVNPNGPPPLPGGPVGMTFNMLIRIDVAHGGLDALALPPGHAISEPVHVPSAAPGHDGWLLAVVDRQVGDQAFASQLWVIDAGAVGAGPVAKVHVPLPLRAQVHGTWVPATQLALATT, encoded by the coding sequence ATGACCGCTTTTCCTCAGACCATTCATTTCACGGGCCTTAATACGCCTGTTCGCACCGAAGCGTCTGTCCGCAACCTGCTGGTGGAAGGCGAGATCCCGTCCGAGATTGAAGGCGCCTTCTTTCGCGCGGTCCCGGATCCGGCCCACCCGCCCATGTTCGATGACGATCATATCCTGTCGGGAGACGGGATGATCGCGCGTTTCAAGTTCGAACACGGCTCTGTGGATTATGACATTCGCTATGTCGAAACCGCGCGTTATGCGGCCGAGCGCGAAGCCCGGCGCGCGCTGTTCGGCCAGTATCGCAATCCCTTTACCGATGACCCCAGCGTTGCGGGCGTTGATCGCACGGTCGCGAACACGACGCCGCTTTGGCATGCAGGTCGGCTGTTCATGACGAAGGAGGATGGCCGCGCCTATCGCGTGGATCCGACTACCCTGGACACGCTCGGTGCCTGGGATTTCGGCGGCGCCCTCAAATCGGAGACGATGACGGCCCATTCGCGGATCGATCCCGAGACCGGCGAATTGTTCTTCTTCGGCTATGAGGCCGATGGCCAATGTTCGCGGGCGATCGCCTATGGGATTGCGGATCGCGACGGCAACCTCGTTCGCGAGCAGTGGTTCGACCAGCCCTATGGCGGCATGATCCATGACTTTGCGATCACGAAGAGCCGCGCGATTTTCCCGATTTTTCCGACCACCACCGATCTTGAGCGGCTGCGCGCCGGCGGGCCGAAATGGGCCCATGAGCAGGACCTGACCTGCCGCGTTGGAATCATGCCGCGCGATGGCGATGTCGCTGCGATGCGCTGGTTCGAAGGCGCGGCTGGCGCGTCCGCTTTTCATATCATGAACGCCTTCGATGAAGGCGATCGGGTTCATCTCGACATCTTTGTATCCGACACGAACGCATTTCCGTTCATGCGCGAAGCGGGAGGAATCCAGCGCGGTCAGCAGGAGATCCGCGGTGCCTTCGAACGCTGGACGTTCGACCTCACCAAGGATAGCTCTTCCTACGAGGTGCGGCCGCTCGGCCCCCCGGGCGACATGCCGCGCATTCGCGATGCCGATACCGGCCTGCCGTACAGCTTCGGCTGGTATCTGACGGTCAATCCGAATGGGCCGCCTCCGCTGCCCGGCGGCCCGGTCGGCATGACCTTCAACATGCTCATCCGCATCGATGTGGCGCATGGCGGGCTCGACGCGCTCGCACTGCCGCCCGGTCACGCAATCAGCGAGCCCGTTCACGTGCCCTCGGCCGCGCCAGGGCATGACGGGTGGCTGCTTGCTGTGGTCGATCGCCAGGTCGGCGATCAGGCCTTCGCCTCGCAGCTATGGGTCATCGATGCTGGCGCGGTCGGGGCGGGGCCGGTTGCCAAGGTGCATGTGCCGCTGCCCTTGCGCGCTCAGGTGCATGGCACATGGGTGCCAGCCACCCAACTGGCGCTGGCAACGACCTGA
- a CDS encoding TonB-dependent receptor → MKTMSIWQINGATWLRNSVAVGAMAIACAAPAFAQEAAPSTAPVNQAEPTAQAEDGISEIVVTAQFRGQSAQKTPLAITALSAETIAAQGLTTVSDIAAQAPNVVLQPAPAGAGPSVQSFIRGVGQVDFNPAVSPGVGTYIDDVYYGTIAGANFDLVDLDRIEVLRGPQGTLAGQNSIGGSVKLYSKKPTGNGGGFISLSYGSYNNVRVNAAADMTLVPDRLFMRITGVTDHKDGYVTRYDYACTHPGTQVPSFARDANCKLGTEGGKAVAAGRVQLRWVPTDALEVNLAADYVSDKSEGTPQTLLYARNDSLTPKNSINGVSIGTATGASQFISYSPFGAFAGDSFSTSPYTNYATYCDPTPSSRSGAYCLDSSSATKGGGVSLTIDYKLADNVSFKSITAYRKQKMEFSQDNDATPVPLAQSFNALTYREVTQELRVNASLMQDAVNLTLGGFFMDEFTALDSRIDIPPFDFIGRDRVPAKTYAVFGNVDWSVTDKLQLIGGLRYSKQEKTFKFGRLGVPGTQLGGHPDGPPYLPCPEAGGTIVNVAVCPVNGASGTFKGDNVDYRIAAQYQWTPTIMTYASVATGFKGGGINPRPYNIYQVIPFAPEKLTSYEVGFKSDLFDRKLRVNGSFFYGNYTDLQLPVSACPANPAYPDVPLASYAQPCSALLNVGKAVTKGGELELTARPTSSLTLQAAVGYINIGFKSLQATAISAGTTLDSKFPLISDWKGSASAQYRIDTANFGTLTPRLDMTFQSSFQTSIPNTTFNKVPAYTLLNAGLTWDAPGGDWQVIANVMNLTNKLYYYAYLDNRATNGTVNGFPAAPRQWRLTVKRSF, encoded by the coding sequence ATGAAGACCATGAGCATCTGGCAAATCAACGGCGCGACCTGGTTGCGCAACTCCGTCGCGGTCGGCGCGATGGCAATCGCTTGTGCGGCACCCGCCTTTGCGCAGGAGGCGGCTCCGTCGACGGCACCCGTTAATCAGGCGGAACCGACCGCACAGGCCGAGGACGGCATCAGCGAAATCGTCGTGACCGCGCAGTTCCGTGGCCAGAGCGCCCAGAAAACGCCGCTCGCGATCACGGCCTTGTCGGCTGAGACGATCGCCGCGCAGGGGCTGACCACCGTCAGCGATATCGCGGCCCAAGCCCCCAACGTCGTGCTCCAGCCGGCTCCCGCTGGCGCCGGTCCGTCGGTTCAGTCCTTCATTCGCGGCGTGGGCCAGGTGGACTTCAATCCCGCCGTGTCGCCCGGCGTCGGCACCTATATCGACGACGTCTATTACGGCACCATCGCTGGCGCGAACTTCGATCTGGTCGACCTCGATCGCATCGAGGTCCTGCGCGGTCCGCAGGGCACGTTGGCCGGGCAGAACTCGATCGGCGGCTCGGTGAAGCTCTATTCCAAGAAGCCGACCGGCAATGGCGGCGGGTTCATCTCGCTCTCTTACGGAAGCTACAATAACGTGCGCGTGAATGCGGCAGCGGACATGACGCTGGTGCCCGATCGCCTGTTCATGCGGATCACCGGCGTGACCGACCACAAGGATGGCTATGTCACGCGGTACGATTATGCCTGCACGCATCCGGGTACGCAGGTTCCGTCCTTCGCGCGTGATGCGAACTGCAAGCTCGGCACTGAAGGCGGGAAGGCCGTGGCAGCCGGGCGCGTCCAGCTGCGCTGGGTGCCCACTGATGCGCTCGAGGTCAACCTTGCTGCGGACTATGTCAGCGACAAGTCGGAAGGCACGCCGCAGACGTTGCTTTATGCCCGCAATGACAGCCTGACGCCCAAGAATAGCATCAATGGCGTCAGCATCGGCACCGCGACCGGCGCGTCGCAATTCATCAGCTATTCCCCGTTCGGCGCGTTCGCTGGCGACAGCTTCAGCACGAGCCCCTATACCAACTACGCGACCTATTGCGACCCGACCCCGAGCAGCCGCTCGGGCGCCTATTGCCTGGATTCAAGCTCGGCGACCAAGGGCGGCGGCGTCTCCCTGACGATCGACTACAAGCTCGCAGACAATGTCTCGTTCAAGTCGATCACAGCCTATCGCAAGCAGAAGATGGAGTTCTCGCAGGATAATGATGCGACGCCTGTCCCGCTGGCGCAGAGCTTCAATGCGCTGACCTATCGCGAGGTGACGCAGGAGCTGCGCGTTAATGCCAGCCTGATGCAGGATGCGGTTAATCTGACGCTCGGCGGCTTCTTCATGGATGAGTTTACCGCGCTGGATTCGCGCATCGACATCCCGCCCTTCGACTTCATCGGGCGGGATCGCGTGCCGGCGAAGACCTATGCCGTGTTCGGCAACGTCGACTGGAGCGTGACCGACAAGCTGCAGCTGATCGGCGGGCTGCGCTACTCGAAGCAGGAAAAGACCTTCAAGTTCGGCCGCCTCGGCGTGCCGGGCACGCAGCTCGGCGGCCATCCCGATGGCCCGCCCTATCTGCCCTGCCCCGAAGCGGGCGGGACGATCGTCAATGTGGCGGTCTGCCCGGTGAATGGCGCCTCGGGCACCTTCAAGGGCGACAATGTCGATTATCGCATCGCAGCGCAGTATCAGTGGACCCCCACGATCATGACCTATGCGTCGGTCGCGACCGGCTTCAAGGGCGGCGGCATCAACCCGCGGCCTTACAATATCTATCAGGTCATCCCGTTCGCGCCGGAAAAGCTGACCTCCTATGAGGTTGGCTTCAAGAGCGACCTGTTCGACCGCAAGCTGCGCGTCAACGGCAGCTTCTTCTATGGCAACTACACCGATCTCCAGCTCCCGGTCAGCGCGTGCCCGGCCAACCCGGCTTATCCGGATGTGCCTCTGGCAAGCTATGCACAGCCGTGCAGCGCGCTGCTGAACGTCGGCAAGGCGGTGACCAAGGGCGGTGAACTGGAACTGACCGCTCGCCCGACCAGCAGTCTCACGCTTCAGGCGGCAGTCGGCTACATCAACATCGGCTTCAAGTCGCTGCAGGCGACGGCGATCAGCGCCGGCACCACGCTGGACTCCAAGTTCCCGCTGATCTCCGACTGGAAGGGCAGCGCGAGCGCCCAGTATCGCATCGATACGGCCAATTTCGGCACTCTGACGCCACGGCTGGACATGACGTTCCAGTCCAGCTTCCAGACGTCGATCCCCAACACGACGTTCAACAAGGTGCCGGCCTATACGCTGCTCAATGCAGGCCTGACCTGGGATGCTCCGGGCGGCGATTGGCAGGTGATTGCGAACGTCATGAACCTGACGAACAAGCTTTATTACTACGCTTATCTGGATAACCGTGCGACCAATGGCACGGTGAACGGCTTCCCGGCCGCGCCGCGGCAGTGGCGCCTGACTGTGAAGCGTTCGTTCTGA
- a CDS encoding efflux RND transporter permease subunit: MNLGISGRLTRATISSPLTPLFLLAALAVGLLALFSIPREEEPQISVPMVDIQVVPPGLSAGDAIELVGIPLETIVKSIDGVEHVYTQAQDDGVMVTARFLVGSNPEDAAIRVEEKLRANWDRKPVGIPDPKVTVRGINDVPAVVLTLTPKPGAAGQWNDASLYELAAKLRTEIAKVDNVGLTFLVGGRPEEIRIAPDPARLRQYGVPLGNVIEAASQANRSFPLGNIREDGKAVAVTAGRTLSSAQEVGLLTVRSASGAPVYLRDVATVTQGPREDQARAWRWAKAGDTWTSAPAVSIAIAKRAGANAVVVSDAILKRVETLEGKLILDSVAVAVTRNYGETANEKANELLFHLGLATISIVVLIGFAIGWREAAVTAVVIPTTILLTMFASNLMGYTINRVSLFALIFSIGILVDDAIVMIENIARHWAMDDNRTRTQAAIEAVAEVGNPTVVATLTVVAALLPMLFVSGLMGPYMAPIPVNASAAMIFSFFVAVVLAPWLMIRFARKTLAHGAGGHDESGGRLGRLYAKVAHRIIDTRKSAWRFLIGVGIATLVACSMFYFKAVTVKLLPFDNKSEVQVVVDMPEGTSLENTGRVLEDVAAIVRQLPEATAMEAYVGTSAPFNFNGLVRHYFLRAQPDQGDVMVTLLPKGDRSRSSHQIALDLRERLKALKLPVTVSIKVVETPPGPPVLATLLAEVYGPDAATRQKTAAELEKIFKSVPFIVDVDNSVGEPRPRLRLVPQRDRIDYYSLSERQVSDSIGMLMGSQTVGYAPRGDGRTPLPITIALAQKDRSWTQALAATPVAQTPAGQLIDLGAVVDARNETGSPAIFRRDGRYADMVTAELAGAYEAPIYGMLAVDRAVDDLDWAAKGLVKPQIRLNGQPEDESKVSMLWDGEWEITWVTFRNMGGAFMVALLGIYILVVAQFRSFKLPLVILTPVPLTLIGIVIGHMLFQAPFTATSMIGFIALAGIIVRNSILLVDFIRHSAESGRPLRDVLIEAGTIRVKPIALTAAAAMIGAAVILTDPIFQGLAISLLFGLASSTLLTVLVIPAIYIVLKDDRTLATQ, from the coding sequence ATGAACCTCGGAATTTCCGGCCGGCTCACGCGCGCCACGATCTCTTCTCCCCTGACGCCGCTATTCCTGTTGGCGGCGCTGGCCGTTGGTCTGCTGGCTCTCTTCTCCATCCCCCGGGAGGAGGAGCCGCAGATCAGCGTGCCGATGGTCGACATTCAGGTGGTGCCACCAGGGCTTTCGGCTGGAGACGCAATCGAACTGGTCGGCATCCCGCTTGAGACAATCGTCAAGAGCATCGACGGGGTCGAGCATGTCTATACGCAGGCGCAGGACGACGGGGTGATGGTCACCGCCCGGTTCCTCGTCGGCTCGAACCCGGAAGACGCGGCTATCCGCGTCGAGGAAAAGCTGCGCGCCAACTGGGACCGGAAGCCGGTTGGCATTCCAGATCCCAAGGTGACCGTGCGCGGCATCAACGACGTGCCGGCTGTCGTGTTGACGCTCACCCCAAAGCCCGGCGCGGCAGGCCAGTGGAACGACGCCAGCCTCTACGAACTGGCCGCCAAGCTGCGCACCGAAATCGCCAAGGTCGACAATGTCGGCCTCACGTTCCTCGTTGGTGGCAGACCCGAAGAAATCCGCATTGCTCCCGATCCGGCTCGACTGCGCCAATATGGCGTACCACTCGGCAACGTCATAGAGGCTGCGAGCCAAGCCAATCGGAGCTTCCCGCTCGGCAACATCCGCGAGGACGGCAAGGCCGTGGCAGTGACAGCCGGACGCACCCTTTCTTCGGCGCAGGAAGTCGGTCTCCTCACGGTGCGATCCGCCTCGGGCGCACCGGTCTATCTGCGGGATGTCGCCACGGTGACGCAGGGGCCGCGGGAAGATCAGGCACGCGCCTGGCGCTGGGCGAAGGCCGGCGACACATGGACCAGCGCGCCAGCCGTCAGCATCGCCATCGCCAAGCGCGCGGGCGCCAACGCCGTCGTCGTCTCGGATGCGATCCTCAAGCGTGTCGAGACACTCGAGGGCAAGCTCATCCTGGATAGCGTCGCCGTCGCCGTCACCCGCAACTATGGCGAGACTGCGAACGAGAAGGCCAATGAACTGCTCTTCCATCTCGGCCTGGCAACGATCTCCATCGTCGTCCTGATCGGATTTGCCATCGGCTGGCGCGAGGCTGCCGTGACAGCAGTGGTCATCCCGACGACGATCCTGCTTACCATGTTCGCCTCGAATCTCATGGGCTACACGATCAACCGCGTCAGCCTGTTCGCGCTCATTTTCTCAATCGGTATTCTCGTAGACGACGCGATCGTCATGATCGAGAATATCGCCCGCCACTGGGCCATGGACGACAATCGGACACGGACACAGGCGGCCATCGAGGCGGTCGCCGAGGTCGGCAACCCGACCGTCGTCGCCACCCTGACGGTGGTAGCGGCGCTGCTGCCGATGCTGTTCGTCTCGGGACTAATGGGGCCGTATATGGCGCCGATCCCGGTCAATGCCTCGGCGGCGATGATCTTCTCGTTCTTCGTCGCGGTCGTGCTCGCCCCCTGGTTGATGATCCGCTTTGCCCGCAAGACGCTGGCGCATGGGGCTGGCGGGCATGATGAGAGCGGCGGAAGGCTTGGCCGTCTCTACGCGAAAGTTGCCCATCGGATCATCGACACGCGCAAATCCGCCTGGCGCTTCCTTATAGGCGTCGGGATTGCGACGCTGGTCGCCTGCTCGATGTTCTACTTCAAGGCCGTCACGGTGAAGCTGCTTCCCTTCGACAACAAATCTGAGGTGCAGGTGGTGGTCGATATGCCGGAGGGCACATCACTTGAGAATACCGGCCGCGTGCTAGAAGACGTCGCCGCCATCGTGCGCCAGCTGCCGGAGGCGACGGCGATGGAAGCCTATGTGGGCACTTCGGCACCCTTCAATTTCAACGGGCTTGTTCGCCATTATTTCCTGCGCGCGCAACCTGATCAGGGCGATGTCATGGTAACCCTGCTCCCCAAGGGCGACCGCAGTCGTTCCAGTCATCAGATCGCGCTCGATCTGCGCGAGCGGCTGAAAGCGCTCAAGCTGCCAGTGACCGTTTCGATTAAAGTCGTCGAGACACCGCCGGGGCCGCCGGTGCTCGCGACGCTGCTGGCCGAGGTCTACGGGCCCGACGCCGCGACGCGCCAGAAGACGGCCGCCGAGCTGGAAAAAATCTTCAAGTCCGTGCCGTTCATCGTCGATGTCGACAACAGCGTCGGTGAGCCGCGCCCTCGCCTGCGTCTGGTGCCGCAGCGCGATCGGATCGACTATTACAGCCTATCCGAGCGACAGGTGTCCGACAGCATAGGCATGCTGATGGGCAGCCAAACGGTCGGCTATGCACCGCGCGGCGACGGGCGCACACCGCTGCCGATTACGATTGCGCTGGCTCAGAAGGACCGCAGTTGGACCCAAGCGCTCGCCGCAACACCCGTCGCCCAGACGCCAGCCGGTCAACTCATCGACCTCGGCGCCGTGGTCGATGCGCGCAACGAGACCGGCAGCCCCGCCATATTCCGTCGCGACGGCCGCTATGCCGACATGGTCACGGCCGAACTGGCGGGCGCCTATGAAGCACCGATCTACGGCATGCTCGCTGTTGATCGCGCCGTCGACGACCTTGATTGGGCAGCCAAGGGCCTCGTCAAGCCGCAGATTCGCCTCAACGGCCAGCCCGAGGATGAGTCGAAAGTCAGCATGCTCTGGGACGGTGAATGGGAGATCACCTGGGTGACGTTCCGCAACATGGGCGGCGCTTTCATGGTCGCGCTACTCGGTATCTATATTCTTGTGGTCGCACAGTTCCGCAGCTTCAAACTCCCGCTCGTCATCCTGACACCGGTCCCGTTGACGCTGATCGGCATCGTCATCGGCCATATGCTGTTTCAGGCCCCGTTTACGGCGACCTCGATGATCGGCTTCATCGCCCTTGCCGGAATCATCGTGCGCAACTCCATCCTGTTGGTCGATTTCATCCGTCACAGTGCTGAATCGGGCAGGCCCCTGCGCGATGTGCTGATCGAAGCCGGCACGATCCGGGTTAAACCGATCGCCCTTACAGCCGCGGCGGCTATGATCGGCGCGGCAGTGATCCTCACGGACCCGATCTTTCAGGGTCTTGCGATTTCGCTGCTCTTTGGCCTTGCCTCCTCGACGCTGCTGACGGTGCTCGTTATTCCAGCGATTTATATCGTGCTCAAGGACGACAGGACCCTCGCGACGCAATGA
- a CDS encoding ArsR/SmtB family transcription factor, translated as MKMEDMKLSLLCERATEVAAMLKLVANQQRLVLLCRLREGEASVSELTDLCGLSQSSVSQHLAKMREGGILQTRRDAQTIYYRLENQHVEALMEFMCERFRPEAHLR; from the coding sequence ATGAAGATGGAGGATATGAAGCTCAGCCTTCTGTGCGAGCGCGCCACTGAAGTCGCGGCTATGCTCAAGCTGGTCGCGAACCAGCAGCGCTTGGTGCTGCTCTGCCGCCTGCGTGAGGGTGAAGCCTCGGTAAGCGAGCTGACTGACCTGTGCGGCTTGTCGCAATCGAGCGTATCGCAACATCTGGCGAAGATGCGCGAAGGTGGAATCCTGCAAACCCGACGCGACGCCCAGACGATCTACTATCGGCTCGAAAATCAGCATGTCGAAGCACTGATGGAATTCATGTGCGAGCGGTTCCGACCAGAGGCCCACCTACGCTAG
- a CDS encoding carboxylesterase/lipase family protein: METQSGVLAGYRQGDVLTFKGIPYADDTAGPNRFLPPRPPRPWSGVRSALSFGPVCPQDRGSGRANDEEAFIFQWNDSYEREDCLRLNIWTRGDVGRPRPVMVWLHGGAFIAGSGHDLPAFDGHNLADLHDVVVVTLNHRLNALGFLDLSTFDSAFADSGNVGLLDIVAALQWVRDNIAAFGGDPARVTLFGQSGGGRKVAALMAMPQARGLFHRAIVQSGYVPTGVTVDEAASLAAATLAELGIARTSARAVQDVPYPQLLAASNAAARRLNPKLAGSPIDPRNLPRFSFGPVIGGATLPGGVLSDGALANSAHVPLIVGTTLNEFATGINDPAFEALSAAQLRERVTGLFGDRADGIIEAFKGRTPHALPCDLWSRIATAPLRLSAMEFARRKAAIGGAGAWLYQFARPAPVLDGRPRAFHCADIPYAFANAERCATMTGGDAAALKLSNIMAGAWTRFAGTGDPNGPGLPRWAAANRDRPATMIYDDQTRLDTGSDHAELATVAAALRD, from the coding sequence GTGGAAACGCAGTCGGGAGTGCTGGCCGGCTATCGGCAAGGGGATGTCCTGACCTTCAAGGGCATTCCCTATGCGGATGATACGGCCGGGCCAAATCGCTTCCTGCCGCCACGTCCGCCCCGTCCGTGGTCGGGCGTGCGCAGCGCACTGAGCTTCGGGCCGGTCTGTCCGCAAGATCGCGGATCAGGTCGGGCCAATGACGAAGAAGCGTTCATTTTTCAATGGAATGACAGTTACGAGCGCGAAGACTGCTTGCGGCTCAATATCTGGACGCGGGGCGATGTCGGTCGCCCCCGACCCGTGATGGTCTGGCTGCACGGCGGTGCGTTCATCGCCGGATCGGGTCATGACCTGCCCGCCTTCGATGGCCATAATCTGGCCGACCTGCACGACGTCGTGGTGGTCACGTTGAACCATCGGCTCAACGCGCTCGGGTTTCTCGATCTGTCGACGTTCGATTCCGCCTTCGCGGACTCCGGCAATGTCGGTCTGCTTGATATCGTCGCCGCGCTGCAATGGGTGCGCGACAATATCGCAGCGTTCGGCGGCGATCCGGCGCGCGTCACGCTGTTCGGCCAGTCGGGCGGCGGACGCAAGGTCGCGGCGCTGATGGCCATGCCCCAGGCGCGCGGTCTGTTTCACCGGGCGATCGTCCAGAGCGGCTATGTCCCCACCGGCGTGACGGTAGACGAGGCCGCGAGCCTGGCCGCCGCAACGCTCGCGGAACTGGGCATTGCGAGGACGTCGGCGCGCGCCGTGCAGGATGTGCCCTATCCGCAGTTGCTTGCGGCATCGAATGCGGCAGCGCGGCGGCTCAATCCCAAGCTTGCGGGAAGCCCCATCGATCCGCGAAATTTGCCGCGCTTCTCATTTGGGCCGGTTATCGGCGGGGCCACTCTTCCCGGCGGCGTGCTCTCCGATGGCGCACTGGCGAATTCCGCGCATGTGCCGCTGATCGTCGGCACCACGCTCAACGAATTCGCAACCGGCATCAACGACCCGGCGTTCGAGGCTTTATCGGCAGCGCAATTGCGGGAACGGGTCACCGGCCTGTTCGGCGATCGTGCGGACGGCATTATCGAGGCCTTCAAAGGTCGCACGCCGCATGCTTTGCCCTGCGATCTATGGTCACGCATCGCGACCGCGCCGCTGCGCCTCAGCGCGATGGAATTTGCCCGTCGCAAGGCCGCCATCGGCGGAGCAGGCGCATGGCTGTACCAGTTCGCACGCCCTGCGCCGGTGCTGGATGGCCGGCCACGCGCATTCCATTGTGCGGATATTCCCTACGCGTTCGCCAATGCCGAACGCTGCGCCACGATGACCGGAGGGGACGCGGCCGCGCTGAAGCTGTCCAATATCATGGCCGGCGCCTGGACCCGATTTGCCGGGACCGGTGACCCCAACGGACCGGGTTTGCCGCGCTGGGCGGCTGCAAATCGAGACCGACCTGCGACCATGATCTACGACGATCAGACCCGGCTCGACACCGGCAGCGACCACGCCGAACTGGCAACCGTCGCGGCTGCCTTGCGTGACTGA
- a CDS encoding efflux RND transporter periplasmic adaptor subunit → MMAKKAKAPWLYGALLVLSSCGGEPAQEQRSSSLAAGDTLRLALSDIADMKAVGAEIATRDQAEALARIPGTLSSLSVRAGDVVSKGQRIGMIVDARLGYETSASGANVAAAQAEAARANSDLARIQDLYSNGVYAKARLDQAVAAAKAANAMVAAAQAQRGASASIAEQGAVLAPASGRVLRADIPARSVVAPGMSIATVTAGPPVLRLMLPESAAGAVQAGSRVLVTDARYSGVREGRVVQVYPGVSGGQIRVDATLPGLSTDLVGRRVSASVSVGARKALVVPRRFVTTQYGIDQVQIVGSDKAVGVVPVQIAPTDDPAKVEILAGVAAGDTLFLPKGAK, encoded by the coding sequence ATGATGGCGAAAAAAGCGAAAGCGCCTTGGCTTTATGGCGCGTTGCTGGTTCTGTCGTCATGCGGCGGCGAACCAGCGCAGGAGCAACGGTCTTCCAGCTTGGCCGCTGGCGATACGCTACGCCTTGCCCTGAGCGACATTGCCGACATGAAAGCTGTTGGCGCTGAAATCGCAACCCGCGACCAAGCCGAGGCCCTCGCGCGCATCCCCGGCACGCTCAGCAGCCTCTCCGTCCGCGCTGGCGACGTGGTCAGCAAGGGGCAGCGCATCGGCATGATCGTCGATGCGCGCCTCGGCTACGAAACCAGCGCCTCTGGTGCAAACGTCGCAGCGGCGCAGGCCGAGGCTGCTCGTGCAAATAGCGATCTCGCCCGCATCCAGGATCTCTACAGCAATGGCGTCTACGCCAAGGCTCGACTTGATCAGGCAGTCGCGGCTGCCAAGGCCGCCAATGCAATGGTAGCGGCTGCACAGGCCCAGCGAGGCGCAAGCGCGAGCATCGCGGAGCAAGGCGCCGTGCTGGCCCCGGCCAGTGGCCGCGTCCTGCGCGCCGATATTCCGGCCAGGTCGGTCGTGGCGCCCGGGATGTCCATTGCCACTGTCACCGCCGGCCCACCCGTTCTGCGCCTCATGCTGCCGGAGTCGGCCGCAGGCGCAGTTCAGGCCGGCTCGCGCGTACTGGTGACGGATGCGCGCTATTCCGGCGTCCGCGAAGGCCGCGTCGTGCAGGTCTATCCGGGCGTCAGTGGCGGACAGATCCGTGTCGATGCCACACTTCCTGGCCTCTCCACTGATTTGGTAGGACGGCGCGTCAGCGCTTCGGTCTCTGTAGGCGCGCGCAAGGCGCTGGTCGTTCCGCGCCGCTTCGTGACGACACAATATGGCATCGATCAGGTACAGATCGTTGGCAGCGACAAAGCAGTGGGGGTTGTGCCGGTGCAGATCGCGCCGACGGACGACCCTGCCAAGGTTGAGATTCTGGCGGGCGTCGCCGCTGGCGACACGCTGTTCCTGCCGAAAGGCGCGAAATGA
- a CDS encoding ester cyclase, with the protein MISILLATALAMAPDSTTAVAPPSSHEAPAAAPSVPADHAALLASKDPKLARNKRLVYDMYRIVLVAGQVDRAHEFIAKDYIQHNPNAAQGLAGVMDYVRSSRPQRPVEAKLSLPMVDITAERDKVVIAFVRPEKDANGQTYYTTWFDMFRIENGKIAEHWDPMLKGEPKIDPNQKKL; encoded by the coding sequence ATGATATCGATCCTGCTCGCTACCGCTCTTGCCATGGCCCCGGACTCGACGACGGCTGTGGCCCCGCCCTCATCGCATGAAGCGCCGGCAGCAGCGCCGTCCGTCCCGGCGGATCACGCTGCCTTGCTCGCCAGCAAGGACCCCAAGCTCGCGCGGAACAAGCGGCTGGTGTACGACATGTATCGGATCGTGCTCGTGGCTGGTCAGGTTGATCGCGCGCACGAGTTCATCGCGAAGGATTACATCCAGCATAATCCCAATGCCGCCCAGGGTTTGGCCGGCGTGATGGATTATGTCCGGTCCTCGCGCCCGCAGCGGCCTGTGGAGGCAAAATTGAGCCTCCCCATGGTCGACATCACGGCGGAGCGGGACAAGGTCGTCATTGCATTTGTGCGCCCCGAGAAGGACGCGAACGGGCAGACCTATTACACAACCTGGTTCGACATGTTCCGGATCGAAAACGGCAAGATCGCGGAGCATTGGGATCCGATGCTGAAGGGCGAGCCCAAGATCGACCCAAATCAGAAGAAGCTCTGA